A region from the Polaribacter sp. Hel1_33_78 genome encodes:
- a CDS encoding pitrilysin family protein, whose translation MKTKIYSIITLLFLSLSISAQVDRSKMPEPGPAPKINIGTPEKFTLPNGLQVLVVENHKLPRVSLTLDIDNPPMAKGDKKGVEGFVGGMLGTGSTTISKEKFDQEVDYLGANISFGSQSGFASSLSKYFPRVLELMADAAFNPVFNQEEFDKQMKQSLDGIKNSENSVTAIAGRVDNLLTYGKNHPYGEFTSETTLKNITLQDVKDLYNKSFKPNNAYLVIMGDVDFKTVKKQVTKLFGNWQKGEIATSTLPEIKNPKTTEINFINMPNAVQSELAIINVVDLKMGDKDYYAALLANQILGGGGTGRLYKNLREDKGYTYGAYSGIGASRYASRFKASSSVRNIVTDSAVVETMKEINKVRYQISTQEELDIAKAKYVGSFVRNVEKPSTIANYALNILQNNLPSDYYEKYLANINAVTLEDVQNAALKYFRGDKARIVITGKGIDVLKNLEKTDYVIKYFDKKGNPSVKPEMTLPIPEGMTAANVVDKYFEAIGDKEKVMAVKTVMTVSSATIQGTPLVMTVKNAAPNKTSQIITVMGNVAQKAVFDGAKGYQEARGQKMDMQPAQIEEAKLSMAPFADMAYKKGKLNRIEPIDGKNYFVITFNETEVFYDMKSGLKFQEVKTVKTPDGREVKVPTTFSDYKEVDGILFPHSMGSKMGPMDLNFITKEIKINEGVSDADFE comes from the coding sequence ATGAAAACAAAAATATATTCAATAATTACACTTTTATTTCTATCATTAAGTATTTCTGCTCAAGTAGATAGATCTAAAATGCCAGAACCAGGACCAGCTCCTAAAATTAATATTGGAACTCCAGAAAAATTTACACTACCAAATGGCTTACAAGTTTTGGTTGTAGAAAACCATAAATTACCTAGAGTTTCTTTAACCTTAGATATCGACAATCCTCCAATGGCTAAAGGAGATAAAAAAGGAGTAGAAGGTTTTGTAGGAGGAATGTTAGGAACAGGAAGTACAACTATTTCAAAAGAAAAATTTGATCAAGAAGTAGATTATTTAGGTGCAAACATTTCTTTTGGGTCACAAAGTGGTTTTGCAAGTTCTTTATCTAAGTATTTTCCTAGAGTTTTAGAACTAATGGCAGATGCAGCTTTTAATCCCGTATTTAATCAAGAAGAGTTTGACAAGCAAATGAAGCAATCTTTAGACGGAATTAAAAACAGCGAAAATAGTGTAACTGCAATTGCTGGTAGAGTAGATAATCTGCTTACTTATGGTAAAAACCATCCTTATGGTGAATTTACTTCAGAAACTACTTTAAAAAACATCACTTTACAAGACGTAAAAGATTTATACAATAAAAGTTTTAAACCTAATAATGCCTACTTGGTTATTATGGGAGATGTAGATTTTAAAACTGTAAAGAAACAGGTAACTAAATTATTTGGCAACTGGCAAAAAGGAGAGATAGCAACCTCAACTTTACCAGAAATTAAAAATCCTAAAACAACAGAAATCAACTTTATTAATATGCCAAATGCAGTGCAATCAGAACTTGCAATTATTAATGTTGTTGATTTAAAAATGGGAGATAAAGATTATTATGCTGCTCTTTTAGCTAACCAAATTCTTGGTGGTGGTGGAACAGGTAGGCTTTACAAAAACTTACGTGAAGACAAAGGTTATACTTACGGAGCGTATTCTGGAATTGGAGCAAGCAGGTATGCAAGTCGTTTTAAAGCTTCTTCTTCAGTACGAAACATAGTTACAGATAGTGCTGTAGTAGAAACAATGAAAGAAATTAATAAAGTACGTTACCAAATATCAACCCAAGAAGAATTAGATATTGCAAAGGCTAAATATGTAGGTAGTTTTGTTAGAAATGTAGAAAAACCATCTACGATAGCTAATTATGCCTTAAACATATTACAAAACAATTTACCTTCAGATTATTACGAAAAATATTTAGCAAACATAAATGCTGTTACTTTAGAAGATGTGCAAAATGCTGCTTTAAAATATTTTAGAGGAGATAAAGCAAGAATAGTTATCACCGGAAAAGGAATAGATGTTCTTAAAAATCTTGAAAAAACAGATTATGTAATTAAATATTTTGATAAAAAAGGAAACCCTTCGGTTAAACCGGAAATGACATTACCAATTCCTGAGGGAATGACAGCCGCCAACGTAGTTGACAAATATTTTGAAGCTATTGGAGACAAAGAGAAAGTGATGGCAGTAAAAACTGTAATGACCGTTTCAAGCGCAACTATTCAAGGAACTCCTCTAGTAATGACTGTAAAAAATGCTGCACCAAATAAAACTTCTCAAATAATTACTGTAATGGGTAATGTTGCTCAAAAAGCTGTTTTTGATGGTGCAAAGGGATATCAAGAAGCAAGAGGTCAAAAAATGGATATGCAACCAGCACAGATAGAAGAAGCTAAATTAAGTATGGCTCCTTTTGCTGATATGGCTTACAAAAAAGGAAAATTAAATAGGATTGAACCTATTGATGGTAAAAATTATTTTGTTATCACATTCAATGAAACTGAAGTTTTCTACGATATGAAATCGGGTTTAAAGTTTCAAGAAGTGAAAACGGTAAAAACTCCTGATGGCAGAGAAGTAAAAGTACCTACTACTTTTAGTGATTATAAAGAAGTTGATGGAATTTTATTTCCTCATTCCATGGGTTCTAAAATGGGACCAATGGATTTAAACTTTATAACAAAAGAAATTAAAATAAATGAGGGTGTCTCTGATGCTGATTTTGAATAA
- a CDS encoding DMT family transporter, translating to MNNQQLKWLYLILLSLVWGSSFILMKKALLGVTPIQLGALRMIFTAIFLLSVAFPSLKKIQKKHYKYIVYTSLAGTFIPGFLFAFAITTIDSSIVAILNSLTPFNTLIFGATLFGFVFKRTQFYGIVIGLIGTLILILNGASLNPNQNYWYAFLIIIGSVGYALNANMIKKYLSDLDALAITTGNFLLLLVPAIIVLVFTDFFVTFDFNDEVLMQSLGYLAVLSILGTGIAKTIYNKLVHISDPVFSSSVTYLIPLVAIFWGILDDEKLSVLQVFAGIIILLGVYLVNKKK from the coding sequence ATGAATAATCAACAACTAAAATGGTTGTACTTAATTTTACTTTCTTTGGTTTGGGGAAGTTCTTTTATCTTAATGAAGAAAGCCTTGCTAGGCGTAACTCCTATTCAATTAGGTGCCTTAAGAATGATTTTTACTGCCATTTTTTTACTTTCGGTTGCTTTTCCCTCATTAAAAAAAATCCAAAAGAAACATTATAAATATATTGTGTACACATCTTTGGCAGGAACTTTTATTCCTGGGTTTTTATTCGCGTTTGCAATTACAACAATAGACAGTTCTATTGTGGCTATTTTAAACTCTTTAACTCCTTTTAACACCTTAATTTTTGGAGCAACCTTGTTTGGTTTCGTTTTTAAAAGAACACAATTTTATGGAATTGTAATTGGGTTGATAGGAACTTTAATTCTAATATTAAATGGGGCTTCTTTAAATCCAAATCAGAATTATTGGTATGCTTTTTTAATCATTATCGGCTCTGTTGGGTATGCATTAAATGCTAACATGATAAAGAAGTATTTGAGTGATTTAGATGCATTGGCAATTACAACTGGTAATTTTTTATTACTACTTGTTCCTGCAATTATAGTTTTAGTTTTTACAGATTTCTTTGTAACGTTTGACTTTAATGATGAGGTTTTAATGCAATCTTTAGGGTATTTAGCAGTTTTATCAATTTTAGGAACTGGAATTGCAAAAACTATTTATAATAAATTGGTGCATATTTCAGATCCTGTTTTTTCATCGTCTGTAACATATTTAATTCCTTTGGTGGCAATATTTTGGGGAATTTTAGATGATGAAAAATTAAGTGTACTTCAAGTTTTTGCAGGGATTATTATTTTATTAGGCGTGTATTTGGTTAATAAAAAGAAATGA
- a CDS encoding cation transporter, with product MKIQKIIFSIIIVCCFLTSCKTAVKKENISLAISGMTCEIGCAKTIQSKLSKKEGVLNAKVIFNDSTANIEFDANTTSKKDLISFVSGIAGGDLYTASETSKKMHDCSETCKESCEMKTDKTACKKDCKMACCANKKG from the coding sequence ATGAAAATTCAAAAAATAATATTCTCTATAATAATTGTATGTTGCTTTTTAACGAGTTGTAAAACAGCGGTAAAAAAAGAAAATATTTCTTTAGCCATTTCTGGAATGACTTGCGAAATTGGTTGTGCAAAAACCATTCAATCTAAATTATCTAAAAAGGAAGGTGTTTTAAATGCCAAAGTTATTTTTAATGATAGCACCGCTAACATTGAATTTGATGCAAATACAACTTCTAAAAAAGATTTAATTTCTTTTGTAAGTGGTATTGCAGGAGGTGATTTATACACGGCTTCTGAAACCTCTAAAAAAATGCATGATTGTTCTGAGACTTGTAAAGAAAGTTGTGAAATGAAAACTGATAAAACAGCATGTAAGAAAGATTGTAAAATGGCGTGTTGTGCAAACAAGAAGGGTTAA
- a CDS encoding TonB-dependent receptor, with the protein MKKILFITLIAFSQFTNAQNTGILKGLLTDKETSNEPLPFANIIIKGTAIGTTSDFDGNYFLKVPAGNHTVIFSFLGYKEVEKSFSLKEGETITINQLLSAEEGVALDDIIIKTSSSKESASALLIDQKKAIVIKESIGAQTLAKIGISNAANATTKISGVTKSESSGDIYIRGLGDRYLSTTMNGLPIPSDDVNNKNINLNLFSTNIIKNVGISKTYTTSSYADQGSGNVDVSSKEYSKKGFSISLAGGTNTNVVDLSDDFRTTIINKDVTLGFHKKQYALQNLITFQGWDTESIATPINFNGSFSAGRKFEMFGKEVAIFVTGSHSKSFEHNKGIFRAYRSNILDREFTDAEQYVSNSNTTGYVNVSLKLNENNKIKYNTLFVNTGVDNLYEQGRNGLGYVFDQDPQETGAFVRDQNFKQTTLFINQLLGTHNWNENNTLNWAGGYNFVLAEEPNRIRNEVNILDITSSPTIQYAHVGDFQQRKSTQKIEDTEYNGLIENRWALGLKDEDDKRPYSLNYGLNFRHKERYFKSQFVGVRSKEFTAPSVDDLSSTFTSVGFNNGLTLRLRDADRYQADLDIMAGFVNFDFQLENKLSGNLGLRFERDEIDVIWDVANFVGRVGTLNRVYESLYPSVNLKYELNENQFLRFASSITQTLPEFKELSPFEYVSPTGRVTKGNPNLEKSEIYNFDLKYEFFPQRGQLFSATVFQKQIKNPINLSQTRGSSGYFIYSNTGEKVNIYGVELEARTALLKNEDDESVLNMTANLTKMWLKQDLLKNFQYKNITESSLQGASDFIANGSISYGDKKEKEFIATLTGNYSSDRIFALGSPEDFANSAALYNDEIIEKGFVTLDLVMSKDVTKNLQVKLVGRNLLNPEIKQTQKVRNLISAIETNETLLSYKKGSQLTVSFKYSF; encoded by the coding sequence ATGAAGAAAATTTTATTTATTACTTTAATAGCTTTCAGTCAGTTTACAAATGCTCAAAATACAGGGATATTAAAAGGGTTGTTAACAGACAAAGAAACAAGCAATGAACCTTTGCCGTTTGCAAACATAATTATTAAGGGCACTGCTATAGGAACTACTTCAGATTTTGATGGTAACTATTTTTTAAAAGTGCCAGCAGGAAATCATACTGTGATTTTTAGTTTTTTAGGATACAAAGAAGTCGAAAAATCATTTTCTTTAAAAGAAGGAGAAACCATTACAATCAATCAATTATTATCTGCAGAAGAAGGGGTTGCTTTAGATGATATTATTATAAAAACAAGTTCAAGTAAAGAATCTGCAAGCGCTCTTTTAATAGATCAAAAGAAAGCCATTGTAATTAAAGAAAGTATTGGAGCCCAAACTTTAGCTAAAATTGGTATTTCGAATGCTGCAAATGCAACAACTAAAATATCTGGAGTTACTAAAAGTGAAAGTTCTGGAGATATTTATATAAGAGGTTTAGGGGATCGATACTTGTCTACGACAATGAATGGATTGCCAATTCCTTCTGACGATGTTAACAATAAAAACATAAATCTTAATTTATTTTCTACAAATATCATTAAAAATGTTGGGATTAGTAAAACCTATACAACTTCAAGTTATGCAGATCAAGGTTCTGGAAATGTAGATGTAAGCTCTAAAGAATATTCGAAAAAAGGATTCTCCATTTCATTGGCAGGAGGTACTAATACCAATGTTGTTGATCTTTCTGATGATTTTAGAACTACTATTATTAATAAGGACGTTACTTTGGGGTTTCACAAAAAGCAGTATGCCCTTCAGAATTTAATCACTTTCCAGGGTTGGGACACAGAAAGTATAGCTACTCCAATCAACTTTAATGGCTCTTTTTCTGCTGGCAGAAAATTTGAAATGTTCGGAAAAGAGGTAGCTATTTTTGTTACCGGTTCTCATTCTAAATCTTTTGAACATAATAAAGGAATTTTTAGAGCCTACAGATCTAATATCTTAGATAGAGAATTTACGGATGCAGAACAATATGTGTCTAATTCGAACACTACAGGCTATGTAAATGTTAGTCTAAAATTAAATGAAAATAATAAAATTAAATATAATACACTCTTTGTAAATACCGGTGTTGATAATTTATACGAACAAGGTCGAAATGGTTTAGGATATGTTTTTGATCAAGACCCTCAAGAAACTGGAGCTTTTGTAAGAGATCAAAACTTTAAGCAAACTACACTTTTTATCAATCAGTTATTAGGGACCCATAATTGGAATGAAAACAATACTTTAAATTGGGCTGGAGGTTATAATTTTGTGTTGGCAGAAGAACCAAATAGAATTAGAAATGAAGTGAATATTTTAGATATTACTTCTTCGCCAACAATACAATATGCGCACGTTGGCGACTTTCAACAAAGAAAATCTACTCAAAAAATTGAAGATACAGAGTACAATGGTCTTATAGAAAACAGATGGGCTTTAGGTTTAAAAGATGAAGATGATAAAAGACCTTATTCTTTAAACTATGGTTTAAATTTTAGGCATAAAGAAAGATATTTTAAATCTCAGTTCGTAGGTGTTCGTTCAAAAGAATTTACTGCGCCTTCAGTAGATGATTTATCATCGACATTTACTTCTGTAGGTTTTAATAACGGATTAACCTTAAGGTTAAGAGATGCAGATAGATATCAAGCAGATTTGGATATAATGGCAGGTTTTGTCAACTTCGATTTTCAACTAGAGAATAAATTATCTGGTAATTTAGGTTTGCGTTTTGAAAGAGATGAAATTGATGTTATTTGGGATGTTGCCAATTTTGTTGGAAGAGTAGGAACCTTAAATAGAGTGTACGAAAGTTTATATCCAAGTGTAAACTTAAAATATGAGTTAAATGAAAATCAGTTCTTACGTTTTGCATCAAGTATAACACAAACGTTACCAGAGTTTAAAGAATTGTCTCCTTTTGAATATGTCTCTCCAACAGGCCGTGTAACCAAGGGGAATCCTAATTTAGAAAAATCAGAAATTTATAATTTTGATTTGAAGTATGAATTTTTTCCACAAAGAGGACAATTGTTTTCTGCAACAGTTTTTCAGAAACAAATTAAGAACCCAATCAACTTATCTCAAACAAGAGGGTCATCAGGATATTTTATCTATTCTAATACGGGAGAAAAAGTAAATATTTATGGTGTTGAATTAGAAGCTAGAACAGCTTTACTAAAGAATGAAGATGATGAAAGTGTTTTAAATATGACTGCCAATCTTACAAAAATGTGGCTAAAACAAGATTTATTAAAAAACTTTCAGTACAAAAATATTACAGAATCTAGTTTGCAAGGAGCGTCAGACTTTATTGCAAATGGATCGATAAGTTATGGAGATAAAAAAGAAAAAGAGTTTATAGCAACTTTAACAGGAAACTATTCTTCAGATAGAATATTTGCACTAGGGTCTCCAGAAGATTTTGCAAACAGTGCCGCTTTATACAATGATGAAATTATAGAAAAAGGATTTGTAACATTAGACTTAGTAATGAGCAAAGACGTAACTAAAAACTTACAAGTAAAGTTAGTGGGTCGTAATTTATTGAACCCAGAAATTAAGCAGACTCAAAAAGTTAGAAACTTAATTTCTGCCATAGAAACCAATGAAACTTTACTATCCTACAAAAAAGGAAGTCAATTAACAGTAAGTTTTAAATATAGTTTTTAG
- a CDS encoding porin produces the protein MKISILHKVVTLICICAFLSINAQETNAPKFGKGLFNLVGKDSTFTMKVGLRFQTLATSQWDADNGLSNPESSMLIRRSRLKFDGWAFSPKLKYKLELGLSNRDQSGASYFTHNSSRQILDAVLKWNFSGNFVLWAGQTKLPGNRERVISSANLQQVDRSLLNSRFNIDRDIGIQLRHKFNLTDTFLVKEIFSIAQGEGRNITRGNVGGHQYTTRVELFPFGDFTSKGDYKGSDLKFEQDPKLSIGVAYDFNNNASKTRSNQGSYMFINGTSASSSAEFYQTNISTVFIDAMYKHKGFSFMAEYANRTAEDALAKNSDGTLTGDEVQVGNGLNIQTGYLLSKTVEVSGRYTNISLDKNITGKGAENQYTLGLSKYIAGHKLKVQTDISYTDIGFKTNQLLYRLQVDIHF, from the coding sequence ATGAAAATTTCAATACTACATAAAGTAGTAACATTAATCTGTATCTGTGCTTTCTTAAGTATAAATGCACAAGAAACCAATGCTCCAAAATTTGGAAAAGGTTTATTTAACTTAGTAGGAAAAGACAGTACTTTTACTATGAAAGTAGGATTAAGATTCCAAACTTTAGCAACTTCTCAATGGGATGCTGATAATGGTTTATCTAACCCAGAATCTTCTATGTTAATTAGAAGGTCTCGTTTAAAATTTGATGGTTGGGCTTTTTCACCAAAATTAAAATATAAACTAGAACTAGGTTTATCTAACAGAGATCAATCTGGAGCTTCATACTTTACACACAATTCATCTAGACAAATTTTAGATGCTGTATTAAAATGGAATTTTAGTGGAAATTTTGTTTTATGGGCTGGTCAAACCAAACTCCCAGGAAACAGAGAACGTGTAATTTCATCTGCAAACTTGCAACAAGTAGATCGTTCTTTATTAAATAGTAGATTCAATATAGATCGTGATATAGGTATTCAATTAAGACATAAATTTAACCTTACTGATACTTTCTTGGTGAAAGAAATTTTTTCTATTGCTCAAGGTGAAGGAAGAAACATTACGAGAGGAAATGTTGGAGGACATCAATATACAACTAGAGTTGAGTTATTTCCTTTTGGAGATTTTACGAGTAAAGGAGATTATAAAGGAAGTGATTTAAAATTTGAACAAGACCCAAAATTATCTATTGGTGTTGCATATGATTTTAACAATAATGCATCTAAAACAAGAAGCAATCAAGGTTCCTATATGTTTATAAATGGCACCTCAGCAAGTTCAAGTGCTGAGTTTTATCAGACTAATATTTCTACTGTATTTATTGATGCCATGTACAAACATAAAGGCTTTTCTTTTATGGCTGAATATGCAAATAGAACTGCAGAAGATGCTCTTGCTAAAAATTCCGATGGAACTTTAACAGGAGATGAAGTACAAGTTGGGAACGGTTTAAATATACAAACTGGATATTTACTTTCTAAAACGGTAGAGGTTTCTGGACGTTATACTAATATCTCTTTAGATAAAAATATTACTGGAAAAGGTGCTGAAAATCAATATACATTGGGTTTATCTAAATATATTGCTGGTCATAAATTAAAAGTTCAAACAGATATAAGCTATACAGATATTGGTTTTAAAACAAATCAATTATTATATAGATTACAGGTTGATATTCACTTTTAA